TAAAGAAATCAAGCTAACATGCAATTCTTCTCTCTGTTTGGTTGCAGCATCGTCATCTGTGGTTCCCATCCCTGGAACTTTTTCCTGGCCCCTGGCAGCGAGAGGGAAACCCCGCAGAGGGATGCTGAGGAGGGCCGTGTTCTCCGATGTGCAGCGCAAAGCCTTGGAGAAAATGTTCCAGAAACAGAAATACATCAGCAAGCCGGACAGGAAGAAACTGGCATCGAAACTGGGCCTCAAAGACTCTCAGGTACATCCCCTGAAATGATACGATACGATGCAATACACTAGACTATCCCCAtggggaaatttgtcttggagCAAGTGCTGCATACATTTACCTGCTACAACAGTtataaagaagaacaaaagaagcaaaaacaacaatcaacaTGTGCACGAAGAAGCATTATACTGCACATTATCCGTATTGCACAAGATCTGCTTAGAATTAGAATTAATTACTCTAAAAATGTCTGATAAGTTGCATGTAAAAATACCTTTACGAATCTCTTACGCAGAACTTTTTCACTGACttttcctgtctgtcttcagGTGAAAATCTGGTTCCAGAACCGCCGCATGAAGTGGAGGAACTCTAAAGAGCGAGAGCTGCTGTCTTCAGGTGGCTGCCGCGAGCAGACGCTGCCCACCAAAGCCAACCCGCACCCGGACCTCAGCGACGTGGGCAAGAAGTCCtcagctgaggatgaagaggaggaagaagagatgGAGCAGTTCGGAGGAGAGAGAACGAGGGTGGCAGGCTCCAGcatctcctctccttctctctccagCAAGCACTCGGACTTCTCAGAGTCAGATGAGGAAGAAATAACAGTATCTTAATTTATTAAAGCAAATATAAAGACATAAATAACCCATGTGTTCATATGAGACTGTGACCGGGTTTGTAAGAAGCTGCCGCCCTCCAGCAAGAATCCATAAATATCAGTGTTAAAAGACAAAGTTCACTCCACTTCCTCTGCTCACACGACCTGTACAGGATCTGCTTCTGATACACAGTTTGCTGTTTTGCACAGCTTTGTTCAATTGTACAGTATTTTGTACAACTTTGTATGGAAATTTTATGCCAAGAATATTGAGTTACTTTCACCTTGACCTTGAATAGAGTtgtttattgaaaaatgtaGCTATTCCGTTAATAATTTATATGAATTTGTTTATTAAGTATGTTGTATTATGTGCTgtatatatgtttatttcacACTTTTTGTACAAATACCAAATAAAATTGTAAACAATTGAAGTTCAAGTTTGCTGATGTTGAATCaatcaattttgacttttataggATTTAAATTTACTGAGGGAAAGCTCCTTCAGGGGTACCATTTTGCAAAtgcaaagaaaagcaaaaacatacaaaacagcaaaacttAAAAGACATAATAACACAAATAGAGACAGTTTTTCCTGTTCCCCCGGCTCTGAGCTGTTAAACAAGATCTGGTTGAGGAACATGGTACAAAAGCTTGAGAAGATCTCTTCAACAATGGAGTAATTTATAGcacaagaaaaattaaaaatgggaGCTGCTTGGCTTTAGTTCAGAGAATAACTCAAACCCAAAGCAGTGGAAAGAGGTGAAGGACCTCCAATTAGATGGAGCTTTGTATCAACATGACCTGTGAAATATCTTCATAGATTCTGGGAATGTGAAAAAGGGACGGCTCATGTCCTATATGgataaaagtatttggccacatctgtttattatttatttttccaatcAGACCATTTGCCACAGATGTATataatcaagcacctagccatgcagtctccatttccaaacatttctgatacaaaatgggtcttTCTAAAGAGGTCAGTGACTCAGTGATGGATGCCAtgtttgcaataagatggtcaTGATcaggatattccacagtcaactgtgagtgatattatcagaaagtggcagcatttaggaacaacagcaactcagctgaAGGAAAAGACCACGttaaatgacagagcggggtcaatgTCTGCCAAGACGCATGTTGCATTAAAGTAAGCAACGCTCtactgattccatagctgaagagttctgaccTTCCACTGGTAttaatttaaacacaaacactgtgCAGTAGGAGCTCcatagaatgggtttccatggccgagcagctgcatctcCAGTAAACGCCAGTTTAATGCTTTTACATACCAAGATATTTAggaaaatgctatgcttccaactttgtggcaacagttagGGGAAAGCaatttttttattccaacatgactgtgccccagtgaaCGAAGAAAGAACTTTattgaacttgactggcccacacagagtcctgaccttaaccccatccagcaccaaCGGGGATTGCGATCCAGGCCTTATCATCCAACAtcacctcataaatgctctacagaatgaatgggcacacagtcttgtggaaagcctaccaaaaagaggaggctgttacagctgcaaaagggggccaactctacgttaaagtacatggatttgaatacaatgtcattgcagtccttgttggtgtaatgaccaggtggccaaatacttttgtccatattgtgtttttcttagTGGATGAAGATTTACAAATCCTAATTCCAACATCCAAAAATACTGGAACCTTGTGTAAAATGGGAATGAAAAGATTATACGGTGATTTGCAAATGTTTCCAACCAGTGTTTAACTTAGCACAGCACagagacaagatatttaatgttcaaactgattaaCGTCAtctgtttttggaaatatattAACATAATAAATTTGATTTCTGCATCATgcttcaaaaaagttgggacaggagaaTGTTTCCCACTGTCTTCCATCATCAGTTCTTCGAACAGCTTGCTCAGCAGTGCAGGGTTTATGTTTACCTTATAAAATAGAGAAGTGATCATAGCAGTTTCAGTTGAGCAGCTTTTTCAATCACcttaacatttacaaaaatggcAATAGGACAACAGGGTGTACATTGGAGCAGAGGGTTCCATTgtcacctcacagcaagaaggttcctggtttgaatcccttTGACAGGACCCCTCAGTGTGGAGTTGGTAATTTCTCCCCATATCTCAAGATATACTTTACAAAAAGGGAAGGTCCAGGCAGTACTCTATGATATATTATTTATAAAGTTTCAGTGGCATTAAAAAACTCCACCTGAATGGGTGGAAACCTCAAACGGAACCAAACTCATGTTTAACAGAAATCTGATGCAGCTGTTCTGGGGTGGAAAAGGCAGGAGgaaaaaacagagagggaagagggaaatttgaaagaaaatagaaaGACGGGGaggtagaaagagagagaaggaagatACAGAAAGCTAAAGGGGGgagctgcagaaagagaaaaaggatgtgtagaaaaagatgaagatgtgagaaaagggagatgcattagaagagaaaaagaatgtGCAGAAAGAGAAACAATTGCATCTCAGAAGAAGGAAGAGAGGGATGCAGAAAGGGAGAAGTGGGGGTACAGAAACGGAAGAAGGAGATTTagaaaaaagatgcagaaagagagaacagagggatgctgagggagaaaagagggagatgtagAAAGAGAGGGGGTGAGGGGGTGCAGAAAGAAGAAAGCTGAGGATGCAGATAAAAGATGTtggaagagagagatgcagaaatagaggaaaaatacatacataaagagaaatgggaaatgtagaaagaagagaaagatgcagaaagagtaacatgagacagaaagagagaagaataGAGAAGAAAGTGCAGAAATAAGAGGCGGTGCAACAAACACTAAATAAGATAGAAGGTGCTTTTGAATCATCTTGACTGTTAATGTGCAGATTCTCTCTGGGCACTCACAGCCCAAAGACAATCTTGTAAACTTAACTGGTACCTCTATATTGCCCAGAGATGTGAGTGTGAATGACTATTTGTCTCTATGTTTGCACCGTGATTGACCTTGCCTCTCACTCAGTGataagctgtgattggctgcagcCTCCTCTGACCTGGACTGGGATGAGAAGTACAAATAAAAGATAGGTGGAGATGGGTTGTGTTTTAAAGATGACAGTAAGACTGGATTCATTCATAaataattattaattttattgaaTCACAATAACTTAAGACTAGTACAGTGATAGATTTAATTCAACAAGCCCTGGACAGACCAGTGATGACAAACGGCACCGATCTGCTCTGATGTAAAGAGACTGTACACAAAATACTCTTTTTCAAGTACTGTTACAAATCAGCTAGAAAAAGTCATCAAATGTTCCAAGATAATCAACTATATACAAAGTTATGTTACatataaaaaatgtacataGCAAAGAAGGCTAAACATTCATTGAGTTTGTGAGTAATAAACCGACAGACTGTTCAAATGCTTCAAAGACATCCGCTCCTCTCCGAGCAGGCGTTACACGAGACAAACGGGAGAATCAGTCTCTTTGTGCTTACAGGCAAACCTCgagaaaacacacagacacacaaatggACGACAAATCCATCAAATCTTCACAAATCTGGATCCATGCTGTACATCTCGGCAGTGCTGGACAAACGCACATTCAGCTTTTGGCTTCCGTTTGGAGATCAGAATGAATGTTGCATAGGATCGgtgacaaaaacactgaaagcgATGTGTGACTTCAGCTCGCCCTTCCCTGAAGGCAAGCTGGGAggtttaaattaaagaaaacatacAATATTCTTTATGTTTTAAGCCACAGAAATGATGCCGAACTGTTTTACATCATCATTCAACCACAAGTACCTTTACACCTTAATCATATCACTATTCACAAAGCAGCATGTACACTAGAGTTCACTTAGTCAGACTCGTTATGACAGTTCTGTTCCTCACAAATCACATCATCAAACAGACTATGAGCAAAGCACAGTAAGGATGGGGATGAGGTATAAATCAACACATCTTAAACTTCCCTCATCTGTAAAATATTCTGATCTCAAGCACCGAAACACatcacatatatatatttttctttctttctttcttgctaGTGGTCCAAATATTTACACCAGCTTCACAGCACTGGGTCATACATGCATACAACTTAATTTAGAACAAACCCAAAGTACTGCTCTTCATTCGCATCTCAATCCCACGGCATTGGTGTTTGATATGATGAGAGGTCAACGGCGCTCCTCGAGGGGAGAGTAGACCCGCAGCCCTGTTTAGTTTACAGCCACTTAGACAATAAAGAATCGGCTTAATGCACATAGTCTGTTAGAAAAGAGTAAGGCATTGACTTTAAAAGTTCAGTCCAGCACCATTCAACGTTTGTGCTACAACAGCCTGTGTGGGCCAATGTGCGTAGAGATCTCAAAGGTTTATGAAGAGGTCAAAGCAAGAATTTAGATGTGATGGTACGGTAGCCCTGAAGGTCAACTGCAAAAAATGGTTGTGAAATGCTAAAAGTTTcagtgaaatgtaaaaacagttcttgaaatgtaaaaacatttttcagtgtaaGAGCACTCTTTAAAACAACTGTATGAACTTAAATACAGAAGCAATAAATGTTTCACTGAATGTTcagtaaaaagcattttttgaaACAAAATCAATTAATGAGAccccaaaacattttttcaaacataaaaccttttcaaagaacataaacaaaatttaaaattgaaaataataattttgtgaGATGTAAAAGCATTTTATGAAGCAGAAACAATAATACAATACGTGACCTATGGAGCCCCTAAAAGAGATTTTGGCATAAATATATAGCTTCTGGTATGCACACAAAACTTTCTGGTCCTCATGAGATAGTATCTCATATGCACAAGAAAGTTTCTGATGCACACAAGATGATTTTGCACACAGGAAACTTTGCAGGGCACACAATAAACACCAGCATGGGAAAGTTTTTCCACCAATGTCCCTCTAGGGGCTCAGCAGTAATTCCTGTGTCTTTTGCTTCATGAATTACTTTTGCATCTCACaagattttaatgcatttaattaaaatgtttttgtgttccattaaagggttttaaatttcacaaaatatttaagtgtACCATAGTTCTATTTTCTTCCCATGTCTCTTAAGGGCCTCCATAGAAATATCTAGTGGAACTAGGTaagatgcacattttttttgtgtatgaCGGAAACATATCATGAAAGAAAGAACATTTTATACGGTAAAGGTTttgtgaaacacaaaaatattttgtagggcagaaaaaataatcatgaaatgcaaaaacattttgagatacataaaaaaaagtttcaggagacaaaaaatgcatttagtgattgcaaaaacattttgtgaaatgcaggaaaatttgttgaaatgaagtcacatttaaaacacattgttttgttttgtttcaaagttgaagttttttttttaacaatagcATTTGGTGATGGgactaaatgtttttgtgtttcacttttttttttttaacctcaggAAAGTTTTTTACAATtctcaaaaaaatttttttcttttttttgtaccatgaaatgtttctttgcaTTTACAAAAGGTCTTCATAACtcatgaaacatttttacatttcataaaatgtttctgcatAACATTAGAAAAATTGCCtttgcaaaatatttttgtgtctcATGAAATGTCCCATATCTAAAATacattacatttctttttcttttcatttgcaACGGACCTTCTGGGCTACTGTTTGAAAGAGGTGTTGTTTGTGAAATGAAATAGAACCTCACATACTGAAAGAAAAGGACATCACCTAAAGAGAATTAAAGGATAAAATCAGCCATAGTGAATGTTAAAATCAGAGTCAGAGGTGTTTCCTCCAAGCCTGGGCTTTCAGTAATCTAGAGTACAGATGTTGTTCTGGATCAGAAAAGTCTTTCTTTTTCAATAGGTCTGGTATGTGCTTCTGTTTACAGTTTAATTTGTCTACGATGCTCCTTTAATTAAAAACTTTTCCTGATATAATAAGAGACTTAATTCCAAAATATGTTAATAGGGACAGACATGCACGTTCTTTGGATAATCTGACCAaaatttttcttttgctttgagaatttttttccactcactTTTTATGAGAATACATAAGACCTttagttattgtttttttgcaaatccaAGAAGTTTAATGTAAAAAGATGGgatattgaatttaaaaaaaaaaaacattgtttttgtcCATAGCAATGCAAAGTGTCCGTTTAAATGAGATGAAATGTGTCTTACCGTTTGCATAGGTTTGGATCGAGAACGTGCAAACTTCAagcaaaatttatttttttaatttgtattaaATGCAAAAGTGTTTGATTTGcattaattcatcatttttgtatttttattcaaaatgcaactaaactttttctgatttttatggaTATAGTTTGCACTTTAATTTCATCTGTTTGCTTGCAGACAAAGATGGAAAAGTGACAGGATCCTCTAGTGAATGAAGATGCTTCACTCCAGCACAAAGAAATGATCCTGCTAAGGACTTAGATATTGTTTCTATGGTGGTAATCATTCCTTGTGGACATACAGCTTTACCCGTACTCAtgtttaagtttaaaagttcaGCTTTGACAGATTTGTGAAATCAAACGGTAACTAGGACTTTGATTCAGAATTAAAGGTGTGGGTTGTAATGTAGGACTTAACATTCACTTTGGCTGAGTTTATCCTTTAGCAGTCGCACAGATAACTTCAGCCATAGACGAAGAGCAGGAAGCAGCTGGCTGTTCATCCACCCTCCAGTCCATCTGATCAGCTGGCAGCTCAACTCATGCTGCTCCACAGACACAGCCCTGTGTCGCCATCTGCAGGCAGCTCATGTGCACTGCACCCCTTGGAGGATGGAGGACTCCTGGCTGGTGTTTATATGCTGATggctgatgatgatgacggtGATAGTGATGCTCGCTGACAGCGACAGGCtgtgtgcttttattctgaagtagAAGTCAGGCTCCTGGCATGAGGAGCTACGGGCcacagtggtgaaaaaaaaacaaaacaaaacaaaagaaaaacagcccaGTGCAGTAGAACTTGCCCGTTTTTTGAAATGCAGTTTCCTTGTTAAATATTTGGGTTACCTGCACCCAAACTAAGGTGGCTGGATTTTGTGGCATTAAATTCTCAGAGTGAGAACAGTTCACTCGAAATAGTTCCTCCTGAAAATGGATCCCAGTGTAGTGTTTCAGCGACATCACAAGGTCGACTCCAGCGATGAGTCCAGGATGTCGTCCTGGTGGCTGTTGCTGTTGGAGTCACTGTCGTAGCTCTGTGGGCTTGACGACGTCGCTGCCTCCTTCAGACGCATCAGCATGTTCATCTGTAGAAAGATGCAATCCGTATGGTTACAGACAAGTAGAAAAAGACAGATTATCATGGTAGACAGAGCagaactggacttttaaaagaCAACCATTCCCATCTAATGGTAGCTGGTTGCTGCATTCGTCatcattttattgtaatttcTCAGTACTTCACAAACTTCCTTGGATTTCTTGACAAAAGAAGAAGCTTGAGGCTTTAAGAGGAAGCTGAGTAAAGTTGTTgagatgaatttaaatattCTAAATGCTTTTTCTCAAACAAAGAATAAACTGTCTCATCCTTAGTCCTCATGGGTCATGTCCTTAATAATTttagcattatttttaaatggctattttttaatcatcatattCTGGCTGTTctcttttatttgcatttttcctcACCAGTGGGTCTGCGTCGCTGTCGCTCTGTGGAGGCTCTTTTCTGACTCCTTCCCGTGGAGCGGAGTAGCCATCGAACCCCACATCCTCTGGGCGGAGCTGCAACAGCGGGGGCCATTCAGACGGAGCAGGTGCAGCTGACCATGGGTAAGTATCGATCACCCAGGCAGCAGGGTCCTCCCAGGCAGCCCTACGGCCATACAACTGAAGAGACACAGAGATCACATTAAAACAAACTAAGTTTATCTCTCAttatgtaacctgacacaccagatggaccGTTTCATAAATACAAttcatggatatatttcacagtcTATAAACAATATACAGTGAGGAAAATGTGCATTTGGAAGGACAAAAGCATCCTTCCATAAACACCCATAAAAATAGGATATATGGGTGCCAGTTTAGCATAATTTGTAGAGCAAGCACCCTTATAGGGAAGCTGTAGTTCTCAATTCACTGGTCGCAGGATGAACTCCTGGTCTCTGTGCATGTTGGGCACATgccttcccccactctcttccccCTACATATCCTGTCTGTCTTTGGCTACcctgtctaataaaggcaaaaaagcctcagaaatagtctttcaaaataattaaatatttttactaaCTTTTGGGGGTTAAATCATTCAATAAATGTCAGTCCTGATCAAAAATGCCAACTGTTTAAACCTGGACTGGAAACCAGAGATCTAACTAGGACAGAAATCGGACTGCTGATGTGAGCTACACATACACAGCAATGCACAGGTATGTAGCGTTACAGATTCAACATTGAAGCATGGACCAGGCTTTAGCTGATGAAAGACAAATTTCTCTGCTTCACAGGCTCCCTTCAGTCTCTCTCAGAGGCTGATCTCTGCTAATCAGCTGCTGCCTAATTAAATGAGAGGCTAATTACATGCAGATTGAGAGAACAAATTGAATTCATTTCACTTTGATGAGCATAACCCTGATCTTCTGAGAGGGCAAAGCTGAATGATTCCCAGACTCATTACACCTCTACTTCACTCAGCTGGATCCTTCAAAGTCAAATTAAGATACTCCAAATCAGCAATCCCCAAACAGTGGCCTGTGGGTGGACAATTATCTAAACTGCACAGACCTTTGTCATGCTTTATATATGCTTAAATATGTCATAATTTTATATGAAGTCTGAGGAAACACTTTTCCCTCTTGAAAAGATGCTCTCTCTCACCACAGTTTATGTTTGCATTTATACCTTTCCTGTGCTATTCCCCATCTAAGGGTCACCAAGACACATGCAGAAGAGTCATTTTGTGTGATCTTACCTGCAGTCCCTC
This sequence is a window from Cheilinus undulatus linkage group 1, ASM1832078v1, whole genome shotgun sequence. Protein-coding genes within it:
- the dbx1a gene encoding homeobox protein DBX1-A, whose product is MMIPSVLAPPALYPGLYRPAAAALPLHHTLPSVFPSHSSFLVEDLLRISRPAAFINRTVPSASASLPTATTTVSYSGAPAERAVATTAVTRESCSPKTSVPSKDPTFLKFGVSAILAPSPKTSSSPVTVHSPHSKTFPIPCFDGTFHPIFRTPYLPASSSVVPIPGTFSWPLAARGKPRRGMLRRAVFSDVQRKALEKMFQKQKYISKPDRKKLASKLGLKDSQVKIWFQNRRMKWRNSKERELLSSGGCREQTLPTKANPHPDLSDVGKKSSAEDEEEEEEMEQFGGERTRVAGSSISSPSLSSKHSDFSESDEEEITVS